From the genome of Neomonachus schauinslandi chromosome 5, ASM220157v2, whole genome shotgun sequence, one region includes:
- the ZNF394 gene encoding zinc finger protein 394 isoform X2 — protein sequence MSSSLTASQVPDAEAGAWMAAARSRVAGPSLRDGLLIVKVEEDSPGGQEPDAPGDCQDPEKSRQRFRRFRYQEVAGPEEALSRLRELCRRWLRPEMHSKEQILELLVLEQFLSILPQELQAWVRRHCPQSGEKAAAAVRVFQRALDGASPQVWKPEPRTKNLFQSKRF from the exons ATGAGTTCGAGCTTGACCGCGAGTCAAGTCCCTGATGCTGAGGCAGGAGCCTGGATGGCAGCTGCGAGGTCCAGGGTCGCCGGGCCGTCTCTGCGTGATGGACTTTTGATAGTGAAAGTGGAGGAAGACTCACCCGGAGGTCAGGAGCCCGACGCGCCTGGGGACTGTCAGGATCCGGAAAAGTCGCGACAGCGTTTTAGGCGGTTCCGTTACCAGGAGGTGGCTGGACCCGAAGAGGCGCTAAGCCGGCTCAGGGAACTTTGTCGCCGGTGGCTGAGGCCCGAGATGCACTCGAAGGAGCAGATCCTGGAACTGCTGGTGCTGGAGCAGTTCCTGAGCATCCTGCCCCAAGAGCTACAGGCTTGGGTGCGGAGGCACTGCCCGCAGAGCGGGGAGAAGGCTGCGGCCGCGGTGCGCGTTTTTCAGAGAGCGCTTGATGGGGCCTCACCCCAG gTTTGGAAACCAGAACCGAGAACAAAGAATTTATTCCAAAGCAAGAGGTTTTAG
- the ZNF789 gene encoding zinc finger protein 789 produces the protein MAAILPHLGDQDLEAVFLTAGWKELLSFEDVAMYFTREEWNKLERAQKDLYRDVMLENYRNMILLGFQFPKPEVICLLEQWEEPWILDLPRAGTRKASSSACPGSEARCKTKKPTPKQKISEDLELSVVKQTTAKRSAERLHKCNELVDIYRLAFPTLGDECHKDFLQNLHLTQDQSAQIRKKQGKCEEYGKPFNQRSLLLRHKQILTNAKSYECSECGRVFRRQANFIRHQRIHTSEDPFECDICGQAFKHKSTLLVHKQCHPQKKPYKCHDCGKFFRQMAYLIEHKRIHTKEKPYKCSECERTFSQNSTLIRHQLTHSGEKPHKCHECGKAFGRHSTLLSHQQIHTKQNTHKCSECGESFSRNVDLIQHQRTHTKEEFFECRECGKTFSFKANLHRHEVIHTGERPYRCDKCGKSFIWRTSFIKHQGTHRERISM, from the exons GAGTTGCTGTCCTTTGAGGATGTGGCTATGTACTTCACCAGAGAAGAGTGGAACAAACTTGAGCGGGCTCAGAAGGACCTCTACAgagatgtgatgctggagaatTACAGAAACATGATCTTGTTGG GATTTCAGTTTCCCAAACCTGAGGTGATCTGCCTGCTGGAGCAGTGGGAAGAACCATGGATCCTGGATCTACCAAGAGCCGGGACTAGGAAGGCTTCCAGTAGTGCTTGCCCAG GTTCTGAAGCCAGATGCAAGACGAAAAAGCCAACTCCAAAGCAGAAAATTTCTGAAGATTTAGAGTTGTCAGTGGTAAAGCAGACAACGGCCAAGAGATCTGCAGAAAGGTTACATAAATGTAATGAATTGGTGGACATTTACAGACTTGCATTCCCCACTCTTGGTGATGAATGCCACAAGGACTTCCTTCAAAACCTCCACCTTACTCAAGATCAGAGTGCTCAAATAAGGAAGAAGCAGGGCAAATGTGAGGAGTATGGAAAACCTTTCAATCAGAGATCGTTGCTTTTGCGGCATAAGCAAATTCTTACAAACGCAAAATCTtatgaatgcagtgaatgtggaaGAGTCTTCAGGCGTCAGGCAAATTTCATTCGACATCAAAGAATTCACACATCAGAGGATCCCTTTGAATGCGACATATGCGGGCAAGCCTTCAAACACAAGTCTACTCTTCTTGTCCATAAACAGTGTCACCCTCAAAAAAAGCCATATAAGTGTCATGACTGTGGAAAATTTTTCCGTCAGATGGCATATCTTATTGAACATAAAAGGATCCATACCAAAGAAAAGCCCTATAAATGTAGTGAGTGCGAAAGAACGTTTAGTCAGAATTCAACCCTTATTCGACATCAGTTAACCCACAGTGGAGAAAAACCCCATAAATGTCACGAATGTGGAAAGGCCTTTGGTCGGCATTCGACCCTTCTGAGCCATCAACAGATTCATACTAAACAAAACACTCACAAATGCAGCGAATGTGGAGAGTCCTTTAGCCGGAATGTGGATCTCATTCAGCATCAAAGAACCCATACCAAGGAGGAATTCTTTGAATGTAGAGAATGTGGAAAAACTTTTAGTTTTAAGGCAAATCTTCATCGCCATGAGGTCattcatactggagagagacCCTACAGATGTGACAAATGTGGAAAATCTTTCATCTGGCGCACAAGCTTTATTAAGCATCAGGGTACTCACAGAGAACGGATATCAATGTGA
- the ZNF394 gene encoding zinc finger protein 394 isoform X1 has product MSSSLTASQVPDAEAGAWMAAARSRVAGPSLRDGLLIVKVEEDSPGGQEPDAPGDCQDPEKSRQRFRRFRYQEVAGPEEALSRLRELCRRWLRPEMHSKEQILELLVLEQFLSILPQELQAWVRRHCPQSGEKAAAAVRVFQRALDGASPQELVTVENMAVSLTWEEWDRLDPAQRDFCPESALKDCRNTVPLVSLSLETRTENKEFIPKQEVLEEVDPQGQLQEGSHRKVPPFSGCDDTHKNRVEKQSENPSPLKLENSPEEEGLSSTTDLKNGPTEEGDSKNNEFGNNAPSSNFVPYQHIQTVERPVNRNQQGDSCKQSRDPVKRQRVKPHSSVDSEEHSRRAGLSETQRQFREERPYRCDHCEKSFKQRSDLFKHQRIHTGEKPYECQECGKSFSQSAALIKHQRTHTGEKPYTCPKCGDSFRQSSHLNRHQRIHVGEKHFKCNECGETCRTSNRFRHQRIHKGERPYTCEECEKSFKRCSDLSKHQRVHTGEKPYGCCVCGKRFSQSATLITHQRTHTGEKPYKCLECGESFRQSPHLIRHQRIHRNKVPLF; this is encoded by the exons ATGAGTTCGAGCTTGACCGCGAGTCAAGTCCCTGATGCTGAGGCAGGAGCCTGGATGGCAGCTGCGAGGTCCAGGGTCGCCGGGCCGTCTCTGCGTGATGGACTTTTGATAGTGAAAGTGGAGGAAGACTCACCCGGAGGTCAGGAGCCCGACGCGCCTGGGGACTGTCAGGATCCGGAAAAGTCGCGACAGCGTTTTAGGCGGTTCCGTTACCAGGAGGTGGCTGGACCCGAAGAGGCGCTAAGCCGGCTCAGGGAACTTTGTCGCCGGTGGCTGAGGCCCGAGATGCACTCGAAGGAGCAGATCCTGGAACTGCTGGTGCTGGAGCAGTTCCTGAGCATCCTGCCCCAAGAGCTACAGGCTTGGGTGCGGAGGCACTGCCCGCAGAGCGGGGAGAAGGCTGCGGCCGCGGTGCGCGTTTTTCAGAGAGCGCTTGATGGGGCCTCACCCCAG GAGTTGGTGACGGTTGAGAATATGGCTGTGTCTCTAACCTGGGAGGAGTGGGACCGTCTGGACCCAGCTCAGAGGGACTTCTGCCCGGAGAGCGCACTGAAGGACTGTAGAAACACGGTCCCGCTGGTCTCGCTGA gTTTGGAAACCAGAACCGAGAACAAAGAATTTATTCCAAAGCAAGAGGTTTTAGAAGAAGTAGACCCGCAGGGGCAGCTACAAGAAGGGTCCCACAGGAAGGTTCCCCCGTTTTCTGGGTGTGATGACACCCACAAGAACAGGGTAGAAAAGCAGTCAGAAAATCCCTCACCGCTGAAACTTGAAAATTCTCCTGAAGAGGAAGGACTCTCCAGCACCACAGATCTCAAGAATGGTCCCACGGAAGAGGGAGACtccaaaaataatgaatttgggaACAATGCCCCGAGTTCAAACTTTGTTCCTTATCAGCACATCCAGACAGTGGAGAGGCCCGTTAACAGGAACCAACAGGGGGACAGTTGTAAACAGAGTCGAGACCCGGTAAAACGTCAGAGGGTGAAACCTCACAGCTCTGTTGACAGTGAAGAACATTCCCGCAGGGCAGGTCTTTCTGAGACCCAGCGGCAGTTCCGTGAAGAAAGGCCTTATAGATGTGACCACTGTGAGAAGAGTTTCAAGCAGCGTTCTGACCTTTTTAAACACCAGCGAATCCACACGGgggagaagccctatgaatgcCAAGAATGCGGGAAGAGCTTCAGTCAGAGTGCCGCCCTGATTAAACACCAGAGGACacacacgggcgagaagccctacACCTGCCCCAAATGTGGGGATAGCTTCAGACAGAGCTCCCACCTCAACCGGCACCAGAGAATCCACGTGGGAGAGAAACACTTCAAGTGTAACGAATGTGGGGAAACCTGCCGCACTTCCAACCGCTTCAGACACCAGAGGATACATAAAGGGGAGAGACCCTATACGTGTGAAGAATGTGAGAAGAGCTTCAAACGGTGCTCAGACCTCTCTAAACATCAGAGAGTCCACACCGGTGAGAAGCCATATGGGTGTTGTGTGTGTGGGAAACGCTTCAGTCAGAGCGCAACCCTCATTACACACCAGAGGACCCACACTGGGGAAAAGCCTTATAAATGTCTTGAATGTGGGGAAAGCTTTAGACAGAGTCCACACCTTATCCGACACCAAAGGATCCACAGAAATAAAGTCCCACTGTTCTGA